TTTCTAATTCCCTTGCAGACATCGATCGCGGGGTTGCTGTGTTGGGCGAGCTAGTACAAAAATATTTAGTAGCAGTCGTGCCTCAACCTAGTCGCGCGATTAGCGATCGCTCTCTGGAAATAGCGAGCAACGTGCGCGTTCCAAATCTGGGAATGTTGACAAAAAATTAGGTGCAAGGCTATTGACAAAATACATCTTTTTTGCTGCAAGCCTTGATATTTTCTCTCTAAGGTTGAGTATAATTGCTATCCAGTTCCACCTATTGCCTGATGGAAATAGCATTTTAGTTGCGCGATCCTAGTAACAAGCTACTAGATAGCTGCATCCGTGAATTGAGGTGAAGCAAGATGAAACTAGCAATGCTCTCTACTACGGTTGCGATCGCTGCTCTTTCGATTGCGACTCCTGTACGGGCAGAAAACCCAGCTCATGTCAGACAATTACTGGCAACCGGAGAATGCCCGAGTTGCGATCTTTCTGGGGCAGATTTGAGTGGCGCTCATTTAATTGGTGCGGATTTGCGAAATGCAAATTTATCAGGTGCTAACCTGACAAATGCCAATTTAGAAGGTGCAGATTTAGAGGGTGCTAACTTACAAAAAGCCAATTTGCAGAAAGTTTTGGCTAGCGATACAAGTTTAATTGATGCAAATTTAAAAGGTGCTAATTTTCAACAAGCACAATTAGCAAGTACAATTTTTGACGGTGCTGTTGTAACTGGCGCGAATTTCCAAGGTGCGAAACTCTACACGGCAAATTTTAGCGATCGGTAGTCAGTTTCAGTTATCAGTTATCAAACGTTGCTGCCTTCTTGCACTAGACTATAATACGTGTGTCTGCATTCCCAGGTTTAAATGCGATGTCCCTGGCAAAAGACCTAGAAACTCCAGAAATTGAACCAGAAGATGTTATCTTTCCTCCTGGGGACTTATGGAGTGACGAACCGCCTTTGGAAAGCGAACTGCATTTACGCCAACTGCTACTGCTAATTGAATGCTTGGAATTGTGGTGGAAAGACCGTCAAGATTTCTATGCTTTCGGCAATCTCACCATATACTACAGTCCTCGCCAACTTAAATCAGAACAATTTCGGGGTCCCGATTTCTTTGTCGTGCTGGGTACAGAACGCAAACCGCGCAAAAGCTGGGTTGTTTGGCAAGAGGATGGCAAGTATCCGAATGTCATTGTAGAAGTTCTCTCCGATACAACCGCCAAAACTGACAGGGGTTTAAAAAAACAAATTTACCAAGATACTTTTCGCACTCCAGAATATTTCTGGTTCGACCCAAAAACTTTTGAATTTAAGGGCTTTCAATTGGTTGGAGGTCAATACCAAGAACTACAGCCAAATCCTCAAGGTTGGTTGTGGAGTCAGCAGCTAGAGTTGTATTTAGGGATTTCTGAAGAAAAGTTACGGTTTTTTACTCCTGATGGTCAATTAATACCGACTCCGCAAGAAGTGGCGATCGCCGAACAGCAGCAAAGAGAACTAGCGCAACAGCAAGCACAAGCAGCGCAACAGCAAGCACAAGCAGCGCAACAGCAAGCACAAGCAGCGCAACAACAGGCAATAGAGTTAGAGTCTATGTTGGCACGCTACCGAGAACGCTTCGGTGAATTGCCAGATTGAAATAATGACTATAATCTCAAAAATTAAACTTTAGTTAATACGAAGATACTACCCTCATTCCCCCGTCCGATGCGTAAATCGCTATCAAGGTAGGTAATATCTACCCAGCCTTGTTGTCTGTTACTGTTAATCTTGGTATCCAAAGCCGGAAATTTTTTTCCTGCTTCTATCTCTTGAATAAAACTAGCAGGAGATTGATAGCTAAATAAGCGTTGTAACCCAATAATCGATCGCTCGAATTTAACTTCAATCCGGCGTTCGGAGACAGGAGTAAATTTAGCTACAACGCTAACTACCCCTTCAAGAAAAGGTAAACCGTAAACCTCGGCAATATTGTAAAGACTTTGAGTTTGAACGCGAACGCATTGATAAATTTGTCCGAGTTTGAGTAATGGGAATTGGTCGATATTTAACAATCCTTTACTTGTCGTATAGAGCAAGCGCCAGTCTCCATTCAAAAGTTCGCTAGCTTCTACCGGACGAGGTGTAGGATTACGGTCTTCTAACTGAGCGATCGCGGCAAGGACAGCTTGTTTATCTACTTCTGTTGATAACAACCCGCGATTCTTACCAGCAATCTTTTCCAAAAGTGTTTCTTTTCCTAACATTTTTATCTCCTCTTGGTCGGGTGTAGAGACGTTACATGTAACGTCTCTACACGGGAAACGTTCAAAAATCAATTTGGATTGCTATATATAATCTCATCATACGGAGCTACGTAGTTTTTGCTATCTATTATTAGATAAATCTTTTTGTCAGAGCTGTTATTGCAGTCATCTGTCACTTACAACAACCAACAACCAACTACCAATTACCAACTACCAATTACCAAGTGATAAACTTTAGGTGTATAATTACATCCCCCTGTCTAGATAAAGCTTAGGTATGCACAACTCTCCGCTTAGAGAAGAACCACGGGAACAGCCAGCTCGTGTCATTCCTTTAAAACAAGAATCGTCACTCATTGACTGGTTGCAATCTAACGGTCGGTTGATCCCCCGCGATGGCGTTCAGGAACCAGATCTGCTAACCGAAGTGGAAGACGGCGACTCTTCTCTCGACTTGCTTGAAGGTGATGATGTTGGCGATTTCTACGATGATGACGATGATTTAGGAGATATTGATGAAGCTGATGATGCGTAGCTGAGAGTCATTTGTCATCTGTCATTGGTCATTAGCAACTCACAAATGATGAAGAATCAATGACCAATGACTCTTCAAAAATATTACATTTAAATACTTTCAAGGCAGCACTTTCGATTCAGTTCCGATAATGTCCTCAGCACGTATCTAGTCAAAAGGCAACTTTGTTGTGGACGCGAAATCATCTTCTTTCTGGTCTTTCCATCTCTCCGGTACGAGACTGCTTATCGTCCTAAGCCTTGCACTCGCTACCGCCTCGCTGACTCTCGATCTAACAGCGCAGCGCCTACCCTGGCAAGGGCGATCGCTAACTTTTCCTTTCTTATTCTGCGCTGCTGTCACTGCCGCAGTTGGTTTTTGGATAGTCCCGATCCTTCAGCAGTTAAAAGCCGGACAAGTCATTCGCGAAGACGGTCCCCAAGCACACTTAAAAAAAGCAGGTACGCCGACGATGGGTGGCATATTTTTTGTACCTGTAGCGGTCATCGCTAGCATCATCTTATCGGCGCTGGTGCTGGGAATCCAAAACCTCGCCCCTGTATTGGCGATCGCTGGAATTACGGTCGGTTACGGGTTTATTGGCTGGTTGGATGATTGGCAAATTTTGCGTCGCCAGTCTAATAAAGGTATTTCCCCACGTCTGAAACTGGCTCTGCAAGTTGGTTTCGGTTGCCTATATTGCCTGTGGCTGTGGAGTCGATCGGGGGATCTGACGACGATCTCGTTACCTTTTGGGTTTGCTCTACCCTTGGGTTTGCTATTCTGGGCGTTAGCAGTGTTTGTCTTGACTGCCGAAAGCAATGCCACTAATTTAACCGATGGTGTGGATGGCTTGGCAGGAGGAACGGTAGCGATCGCGCTTTTAGGATTGGGAGCGATCGTCGCGCCTAATTTCCCCAGTTTGGCAATTTTCTGTGCTTGTTTGAGCGGTAGCTGTATCGGCTTTTTAGTACATAACCGCAATCCCGCTCGCGTCTTTATGGGAGATACGGGTTCTTTAGCACTAGGAGGCGCGTTAGCAGGAGTCGCTCTCATGAGTAACACCCTCTGGGCGCTATTTATTCTCAGTGGGATCTTTTTTGTCGAATCTTTATCAGTGATCGCACAAGTTAGTTATTACAAAGCCACCAAAGGAGCCGATGGTAAAGGAAAGCGTCTGTTTAAAATGGCTCCCTTTCACCACCATTTAGAATTGTCTGGATGGTCGGAACTACAAGTGGTTGCCGTATTCTATGCAATTAATGCTTTTTTGGCTTTGGTATCTATTTGGCTGGCTTGAGCGATTGAAAAACAAACCACAAACATTTCGTAGGGGCGTAGACATAGACATTTTGTAGGGATATTTCGTAGGGGCGCACAGCTGTGCGCCCCTACAAGTTTTATGCACTGGACTGAGAATCGCGATCAGTTAAACGGCGATCGCGCCACAGAACTACATGAATCCGCCGCCAGCACCACCGCCGAAAGGATTGCCCCCGCCACCGAAGGGATTTTCACCACCGCCAGCACCACCGCCGAAGGGATTTTCACCACCGCCAGCACCGCCGCCGAAGGGATTTTCGCCACCGCCAGCACCGCCACCGAAGGGGTTTTCACCACCACCAGAAGCGCCAACATTGCCGAAGACATCTTCAAAGCTGTCGATGCCAACTTCTTGCAACGAACCCCAAGGCGATCGTTGAAAGAGGCTATCCATATCGGTGCTGTCGCTCATCCCAGTGCTGTCACCACTACCTTCACTACCTTCACTACCTTCACTATCGGGGTTGGACTCCCCGCCAGATACCTGACTAAAATCCCATGTATAACTACCGGAATCGCCAGTAGCACCACCAGTTAGAGAATCGCTACCTTCTGATGTTTCACCTGAATCGCTCGAAGTCTCGCGATCGCCCCAAGGGGCTGAGTTTGTTCCTACAATGTTATCCGAACTTAACTGTTCGCCTTGTGGTTGACCGCTCTCATCTGTGAATTGTATTGTCATATTCGTACCTACAGCAAAGGGTTCGCTACTATCAGTTGGTAGATTGCTATCAGCAGGAAGTTGCAATGTAACGTTCGATCCAACAGCAAAAGGTGTATCTTCACTGTTGGTCATATCGTTACCGTTATTGTCATTTTCAGACGTTGCCATTCAACAAGAATCCTCTTAACTTTTATGACTGAAATTGCATAGAGCCTAAGCACATTTTTTGCCAAAAATATTTTTGACCAGCAATTTGTTTGTACTTAAAAACCCGAAGATTGTCTTTTTACTTCTAGTTTTGGCAATTTAAGCTAGAAGAATGTAGAAAAGAGAGCATGGCAAGCTCGACAATTTGCTCGATCGCAGTCAAATTGCAAGCTTAATTCCATCGATAAAAATGCAACAATCGCTACACTATGCCTAGCAGTTTATGCAAGTTACGAAAAGATTACTATGAGAAATATTTAGATTAACTTGTCAGTTCTTTTGAATGGTGGAGAGATAAAATTTTATATTTCTACTTATATCTTTTGCTAGATGTCTGCACATCGATCGGCGATCGCCAACTACTTGCGTAACTGTCTGACTAAATGAGTCAACTCTGGCAAAATTAGCTTTTCCATTGCCAGTTGTACGGCGTTAGTAGAACCTGGAAGCGAAAAAATGAGTTTACCCTGATATACACCCGCGATCGCTCGCGAAGCTATGGCGCGGGAACCAATGTCTTGATAGCTCAGATACCGAAATAATTCGCCAAATCCTGGTAAAGTTTTCTCTAGTAAAGAGGCGATCGCGTCGTAGGTTGTATCTCTGGGGGCGATACCCGTACCCCCATTAAAAATTGCCACATCTAAATTTACACGCTGGCTGAACGATTCTATCTGCGATCGAATTTGCTCTGGTTCGTCTTTAACAATCGCATAAAATCCCACAGTATGACGCGCTGCTACGAGCAATTGCTCGATTCGGCGACCGCTTTTATCTGTTTCTGGGGAACGGGTATCGCTGACGGTGATAACAGCACAACTGACTGTCAATCCTGGTATGTCAGGGTGAGGCTGATGTGTCACAGATTTCTAAAAAACTACGATTTGTTGAATCCCAAGCCGTGTTCGTTGGCGTATCTTTCCATAAACCGCATAAACCGATCCCACTCTTCGGTCGATTTCATCAGGTAGATCGCTTCAATGGCTTCTGGTTTACCGTTGATAAATTTTCCTTTGACTTCGCGGGTCACAAGTTCCCCTTCTTCATCAATCAAGTACATCCCCGTCACTTCTTCATTGCTACCCTCGCTCAAAATTTGGGGGTTTTGAAAATAAAAAGTTGCCGTACCATTACTCCCATCTCGCGATCGCGTCAAGCGTACATCTGGGACTGTTTCTTCGGTAACACCTTTAGAAAACTGAATCTGAGCCATAATGACGAGCTGTAAATTTCTATGATGAGTTGTTTAAGTATTTTCTCATCATTTTGAACTAGCTGACGCATCAGTTGTCAGTGTAGAGACGTTACATGTAACGTCTCTACACTGACTTAACCACTACCAAGTTGAGTTATTTTCGGGTTGCGCTGGTGCGGCAGATTCGGGAATATTACCCGAATCGCCAGAGTTAGTTGGTTGAGTGTTGGTTGGTTGAGAGTTAGTTGGTTGATTGAGATTGGTGGAATTATCTGATGGTGAAGTTGTTGTTGGAGTCACTACAGGTGCGGGTACTGCGGGAATTACGGGCATTGCTTGAATGCTCTCAATTTTCTCCAATGCTTTTTGATAATTCGTGCTGTCGTTTTTTTGTTGGAATATATTAGCAGCCAGCTGTAAGTCCTCGATCGCACCTTGGCGATCGCCTAAATCGCGTCGTACTAAACCTCGGTTGTAGTGAGCTTCGGCATTTTTCGGCTCTATACTGATGACTTTACTAAAATCATCAACTGCTCCTTGTCGGTCTCCCAAGCGGCGGCGGAGAATTGCTCTGTTGTTGTACACTGTCGTCCAACTCGGATCGAGATTTAAAGCATGGCTAAAATCGTCCAGCGCTCCTTTAGAGTCTCGCAACATCGTCCGAGCTAAGGCGCGATTGTAATATGCCCTAGAATTATCCGGTTCGAGCCGGACGACGCGATCGAAATCGTCAAACGTTCCCTGACCGTCTCCCATACTGCGGCGAATCGCACCGCGACTGTGATAGGCTTGAGCGTCGTTAGGAACGAGAGTGATGTAGCGATCGAAACTTGACAGCGCTTCCTGTTTGTTGCCCCGATTGTAAAGAATGACTGCCCGTTGATAATAAGCATTGGCATAGTTGGGGTCAAATTTCAGCGCTTGGTCGTAGTCTGCTAGCGCCCCCTGCTTGTCTCCTTGGTCGTAACGGGCGTTTCCCCTTTGATAGTAAGCGTCGGCGTAGTTGGGGTTGCGGGCGATCGCTTGAGTGTAGTTAGCAATTGCTCTGGATCGATCGCCGCGATCGCGTTCTACCGATCCTTTAGCGAAAAAGTCTGAAGCAGATTTGGGATTTTCTAACCTTTGAGCTGGTTTATCCGTACTGGGGGCAGTATCCACCGCGACTGCTGGAGCTTGAGGGATCTGCGATCGCATTGCCAAAAACGTATTAATCGGAATTGCCCCATTAAAGCCAGTTTTCATATTCACCGCCATCGTCGCGTCGCTTCCCTGCTGCTTCACGTCTACGCGATCGCTACCTCCCAACCCGTGAATCCCAACGACTCGACCATCAATATCAAAGACAGGACCGCCGCTCATTCCACCTTTTGTCACTGAGTTATAACGCAGTGTATAGCCTTCTGGCGCACTGCTGGGACGACTAGTCACGAATCCAGGCGAAAAGACAAAATCGCGGTCTGCACCAAATTTCCGGTCTAAAGCAGGGAAGC
This window of the Chroococcidiopsis thermalis PCC 7203 genome carries:
- a CDS encoding PAP/fibrillin family protein — its product is MLGKETLLEKIAGKNRGLLSTEVDKQAVLAAIAQLEDRNPTPRPVEASELLNGDWRLLYTTSKGLLNIDQFPLLKLGQIYQCVRVQTQSLYNIAEVYGLPFLEGVVSVVAKFTPVSERRIEVKFERSIIGLQRLFSYQSPASFIQEIEAGKKFPALDTKINSNRQQGWVDITYLDSDLRIGRGNEGSIFVLTKV
- the psb28 gene encoding photosystem II reaction center protein Psb28, which encodes MAQIQFSKGVTEETVPDVRLTRSRDGSNGTATFYFQNPQILSEGSNEEVTGMYLIDEEGELVTREVKGKFINGKPEAIEAIYLMKSTEEWDRFMRFMERYANEHGLGFNKS
- a CDS encoding DUF3134 domain-containing protein, with amino-acid sequence MHNSPLREEPREQPARVIPLKQESSLIDWLQSNGRLIPRDGVQEPDLLTEVEDGDSSLDLLEGDDVGDFYDDDDDLGDIDEADDA
- the mraY gene encoding phospho-N-acetylmuramoyl-pentapeptide-transferase, with the protein product MDAKSSSFWSFHLSGTRLLIVLSLALATASLTLDLTAQRLPWQGRSLTFPFLFCAAVTAAVGFWIVPILQQLKAGQVIREDGPQAHLKKAGTPTMGGIFFVPVAVIASIILSALVLGIQNLAPVLAIAGITVGYGFIGWLDDWQILRRQSNKGISPRLKLALQVGFGCLYCLWLWSRSGDLTTISLPFGFALPLGLLFWALAVFVLTAESNATNLTDGVDGLAGGTVAIALLGLGAIVAPNFPSLAIFCACLSGSCIGFLVHNRNPARVFMGDTGSLALGGALAGVALMSNTLWALFILSGIFFVESLSVIAQVSYYKATKGADGKGKRLFKMAPFHHHLELSGWSELQVVAVFYAINAFLALVSIWLA
- a CDS encoding pentapeptide repeat-containing protein; amino-acid sequence: MKLAMLSTTVAIAALSIATPVRAENPAHVRQLLATGECPSCDLSGADLSGAHLIGADLRNANLSGANLTNANLEGADLEGANLQKANLQKVLASDTSLIDANLKGANFQQAQLASTIFDGAVVTGANFQGAKLYTANFSDR
- a CDS encoding tetratricopeptide repeat-containing S1 family peptidase; this encodes MKTNFTYPLLTGTVTLVVLVTSHNLALALSPQEIVKIGSPMTVQVNPPMGVKDGGSGVIIQRQGNTYTVLTCNHVALMPAPHTIRTHDGQSYAVVSTEKLQKSPNDPDLALVTFSSAAVYPVAKLAPSNVPVGAEIFVMGFPALDRKFGADRDFVFSPGFVTSRPSSAPEGYTLRYNSVTKGGMSGGPVFDIDGRVVGIHGLGGSDRVDVKQQGSDATMAVNMKTGFNGAIPINTFLAMRSQIPQAPAVAVDTAPSTDKPAQRLENPKSASDFFAKGSVERDRGDRSRAIANYTQAIARNPNYADAYYQRGNARYDQGDKQGALADYDQALKFDPNYANAYYQRAVILYNRGNKQEALSSFDRYITLVPNDAQAYHSRGAIRRSMGDGQGTFDDFDRVVRLEPDNSRAYYNRALARTMLRDSKGALDDFSHALNLDPSWTTVYNNRAILRRRLGDRQGAVDDFSKVISIEPKNAEAHYNRGLVRRDLGDRQGAIEDLQLAANIFQQKNDSTNYQKALEKIESIQAMPVIPAVPAPVVTPTTTSPSDNSTNLNQPTNSQPTNTQPTNSGDSGNIPESAAPAQPENNSTW
- a CDS encoding MogA/MoaB family molybdenum cofactor biosynthesis protein produces the protein MTHQPHPDIPGLTVSCAVITVSDTRSPETDKSGRRIEQLLVAARHTVGFYAIVKDEPEQIRSQIESFSQRVNLDVAIFNGGTGIAPRDTTYDAIASLLEKTLPGFGELFRYLSYQDIGSRAIASRAIAGVYQGKLIFSLPGSTNAVQLAMEKLILPELTHLVRQLRK
- a CDS encoding Uma2 family endonuclease, which codes for MSLAKDLETPEIEPEDVIFPPGDLWSDEPPLESELHLRQLLLLIECLELWWKDRQDFYAFGNLTIYYSPRQLKSEQFRGPDFFVVLGTERKPRKSWVVWQEDGKYPNVIVEVLSDTTAKTDRGLKKQIYQDTFRTPEYFWFDPKTFEFKGFQLVGGQYQELQPNPQGWLWSQQLELYLGISEEKLRFFTPDGQLIPTPQEVAIAEQQQRELAQQQAQAAQQQAQAAQQQAQAAQQQAIELESMLARYRERFGELPD